The nucleotide sequence AATTAGTACTAAAGTTAAAATGACCCAATGGTTTGAAATATTGTCTTTAAACATAATTGTGAAGATGGTATGTGGGAAGAGATATGATAATGTGGACGAAGATGAAGAGGCACAATATTTAAAAAGGGTATTCAAGGATATTATGTATGTGGTAGGGCAAATTATTCTATATGATGCAATTCCATTCCCATTATTTAAGTATGTGGATTTTCAAGGGCATgttaaattgatgaagaaaattcATAAAGACAGATGGTGTTCTACAAAATTGGGTGGATGAACATATTGAGAAGGCAAAATAGGCAATGATCATGAGAACCAAGATGTTATAGATGCCTTGCTTAGAGTAACAGATTATGATGAGTTCAAGGCCTATGGTTATTCTCAAGAACCTGTAATCAAGGCAATAATAATGGTAAGTTCGTTTTGTTCTATTTGGACGGGAGCCTTCAAGTacctggtaaagttgctgccatgtgaccggACGGTCACGTTTctagccttggaaacaacctctagcagaaatgtaaggtaagaccCTTGTGATCGGACCCTTCTCCAGATCCTGCGCATTGCGGGAGCTTTAGTAGACCGgactacccttttcttttttctttctaattgTAGTACTTACACCTAGTgaacataaatataatttttaaattttttcactaGCTGTCCCCTTTTGGAAAAGATATTTAGTAATTgactttcttttaattgttctcgtAATCGAATTTGTCTGTCCTCTAACCGAATTAGCACATGTTCCTATCTTTTTGTTGAATGGTGCTGGAGCTCCAATCCGGTGAAGCAAGACTGAAACATAATAGTTGGATTCATGTTATCTAACCTACCTAAATATAAGAACTTTCACTTTGATAGtggtatatgttatttatgtaaATCCAAGATATAAAAATATACCGAATTCCTCTGTGAATCTACAAAAGGTATAAAAAACAGGAGAAATGCAAACCTTTtatacaacaatcttctcttcTGAACAAGTTGAAAATCTTATGAAAAACATTCTCCATCCAAAATCATAGCCTTGCgcattttaatatataattagaGATAGTATATAATCCAAGTTATTTGCATTCATATTCATCTGATTTACAAATAAAGTTGTGCAACTATATCCATGGATTAACAAAACATTATACTGTGGTCTAAAATATTTNNNNNNNNNNNNNNNNNNNNNNNNNNNNNNNNNNNNNNNNNNNNNNNNNNNNNNNNNNNNNNNNNNNNNNNNNNNNNNNNNNNNNNNNNNNNNNNNNNNNNNNNNNNNNNNNNNNNNNNNNNNNNNNNNNNNNNNNNNNNNNNNNNNNNNNNNNNNNNNNNNNNNNNNNNNNNNNNNNNNNNNNNNNNNNNNNNNNNNNNNNNNNNNNNNNNNNNNNNNNNNNNNNNNNNNNNNNNNNNNNNNNNNNNNNNNNNNNNNNNNNNNNNNNNNNNNNNNNNNNNNNNNNNNNNNNNNNNNNNNNNNNNNNNNNNNNNNNNNNNNNNNNNNNNNNNNNNNNNNNNNNNNNNNNNNNNNNNNNNNNNNNNNNNNNNNNNNNNNNNNNNNNNNNNNNNNNNNNNNNNNNNNNNNNNNNNNNNNNNNNNNNNNNNNNNNNNNNNNNNNNNNNNNNNNNNNNNNNNNNNNNNNNNNNNNNNNNNNNNNNNNNNNNNNNNNNNNNNNNNNNNNNNNNNNNNNNNNNNNNNNNNNNNNNNNNNNNNNNNNNNNNNNNNNNNNNNNNNNNNNNNNNNNNNNNNNNNNNNNNNNNNNNNNNNNNNNNNNNNNNNNNNNNNNNNNNNNNNNNNNNNNNNNNNNNNNNNNNNNNNNNNNNNNNNNNNNNNNNNNNNNNNNNNNNNNNNNNNNNNNNNNNNNNNNNNNNNNNNNNNNNNNNNNNNNNNNNNNNNNNNNNNNNNNNNNNNNNNNNNNNNNNNNNNNNNNNNNNNNNNNNNNNNNNNNNNNNNNNNNNNNNNNNNNNNNNNNNNNNNNNNNNNNNNNNNNNNNNNNNNNNNNNNNNNNNNNNNNNNNNNNNNNNNNNNNNNNNNNNNNNNNNNNNNNNNNNNNNNNNNNNNNNNNNNNNNNNNNNNNNNNNNNNNNNNNNNNNNNNNNNNNNNNNNNNNNNNNNNNNNNNNNNNNNNNNNNNNNNNNNNNNNNNNNNNNNNNNNNNNNNNNNNNNNNNNNNNNNNNNNNNNNNNNNNNNNNNNNNNNNNNNNNNNNNNNNNNNNNNNNNNNNNNNNNNNNNNNNNNNNNNNNNNNNNNNNNNNNNNNNNNNNNNNNNNNNNNNNNNNNNNNNNNNNNNNNNNNNNNNNNNNNNNNNNNNNNNNNNNNNNNNNNNNNNNNNNNNNNNNNNNNNNNNNNNNNNNNNNNNNNNNNNNNNNNNNNNNNNNNNNNNNNNNNNNNNNNNNNNNNNNNNNNNNNNNNNNNNNNNNNNNNNNNNNNNNNNNNNNNNNNNNNNNNNNNNNNNNNNNNNNNNNNNNNNNNNNNNNNNNNNNNNNNNNNNNNNNNNNNNNNNNNNNNNNNNNNNNNNNNNNNNNNNNNNNNNNNNNNNNNNNNNNNNNNNNNNNNNNNNNNNNNNNNNNNNNNNNNNNNNNNNNNNNNNNNNNNNNNNNNNNNNNNNNNNNNNNNNNNNNNNNNNNNNNNNNNNNNNNNNNNNNNNNNNNNNNNNNNNNNNNNNNNNNNNNNNNNNNNNNNNNNNNNNNNNNNNNNNNNNNNNNNNNNNNNNNNNNNNNNNNNNNNNNNNNNNNNNNNNNNNNNNNNNNNNNNNNNNNNNNNNNNNNNNNNNNNNNNNNNNNNNNNNNNNNNNNNNNNNNNNNNNNNNNNNNNNNNNNNNNNNNNNNNNNNNNNNNNNNNNNNNNNNNNNNNNNNNNNNNNNNNNNNNNNNNNNNNNNNNNNNNNNNNNNNNNNNNNNNNNNNNNNNNNNNNNNNNNNNNNNNNNNNNNNNNNNNNNNNNNNNNNNNNNNNNNNNNNNNNNNNNNNNNNNNNNNNNNNNNNNNNNNNNNNNNNNNNNNNNNNNNNNNNNNNNNNNNNNNNNNNNNNNNNNNNNNNNNNNNNNNNNNNNNNNNNNNNNNNNNNNNNNNNNNNNNNNNNNNNNNNNNNNNNNNNNNNNNNNNNNNNNNNNNNNNNNNNNNNNNNNNNNNNNNNNNNNNNNNNNNNNNNNNNNNNNNNNNNNNNNNNNNNNNNNNNNNNNNNNNNNNNNNNNNNNNNNNNNNNNNNNNNNNNNNNNNNNNNNNNNNNNNNNNNNNNNNNNNNNNNNNNNNNNNNNNNNNNNNNNNNNNNNNNNNNNNNNNNNNNNNNNNNNNNNNNNNNNNNNNNNNNNNNNNNNNNNNNNNNNNNNNNNNNNNNNNNNNNNNNNNNNNNNNNNNNNNNNNNNNNNNNNNNNNNNNNNNNNNNNNNNNNNNNNNNNNNNNNNNNNNNNNNNNNNNNNNNNNNNNNNNNNNNNNNNNNNNNNNNNNNNNNNNNNNNNNNNNNNNNNNNNNNNNNNNNNNNNNNNNNNNNNNNNNNNNNNNNNNNNNNNNNNNNNNNNNNNNNNNNNNNNNNNNNNNNNNNNNNNNNNNNNNNNNNNNNNNNNNNNNNNNNNNNNNNNNNNNNNNNNNNNNNNNNNNNNNNNNNNNNNNNNNNNNNNNNNNNNNNNNNNNNNNNNNNNNNNNNNNNNNNNNNNNNNNNNNNNNNNNNNNNNNNNNNNNNNNNNNNNNNNNNNNNNNNNNNNNNNNNNNNNNNNNNNNNNNNNNNNNNNNNNNNNNNNNNNNNNNNNNNNNNNNNNNNNNNNNNNNNNNNNNNNNNNNNNNNNNNNNNNNNNNNNNNNNNNNNNNNNNNNNNNNNNNNNNNNNNNNNNNNNNNNNNNNNNNNNNNNNNNNNNNNNNNNNNNNNNNNNNNNNNNNNNNNNNNNNNNNNNNNNNNNNNNNNNNNNNNNNNNNNNNNNNNNNNNNNNNNNNNNNNNNNNNNNNNNNNNNNNNNNNNNNNNNNNNNNNNNNNNNNNNNNNNNNNNNNNNNNNNNNNNNNNNNNNNNNNNNNNNNNNNNNNNNNNNNNNNNNNNNNNNNNNNNNNNNNNNNNNNNNNNNNNNNNNNNNNNNNNNNNNNNNNNNNNNNNNNNNNNNNNNNNNNNNNNNNNNNNNNNNNNNNNNNNNNNNNNNNNNNNNNNNNNNNNNNNNNNNNNNNNNNNNNNNNNNNNNNNNNNNNNNNNNNNNNNNNATATTAAAATGCGTAAGGCTATGATTTTGGATGGAGCTGATACAACTGCAGTTCAATGGACATGGTTAATGTCCTTATTGTTGAAAAATCCAAATGTTATTTATTAGACGTGTCCAAGAAGAGAGACACATAAAAGTGGGTAAAGACAAGTGGATAGAAGAGTCTGATGTCCAAGATTTAGCCCATTGACAAGCTATTATTAAAAAAGCATTGCGTCTATATCCACCAGCACCTTTGTTAGTACCTTAAGAAGCAGTGAAAAATTGTAAATTACTTGGCTATGATGTTCCAAAAGATACTCGTTTGTTTGTAAATGCATGGAAGATACATCGAGATCCGCATATTTGGCCGGACCCTGAAAGATTCATGCTGGAAAGATTTTTGTCAATCGATCATTGAGAAAAGATCGGTGATTATAGTTAAAGTCAACATTCTGGGCTCATTCCGTTTGATTCAGGAAGACTCTTTATAGTCAAAGTCAACATTCTGGGCTCATTCTGTCTGATTCAGGAagactttttttttcaaagacCAACGGTTACGTAACTCAGTTACTAATCAAGCATTCAACCACAGTAATCCAAGGTGCAACGCCAAGTTCAGCAGAACAATCGGTTCGGGAAGACGATTGTGCTCAGGAATGAATTTCGCGACACTTGTTACGCTCCTCACCTTTGCACTTTTGACATTAATCCATTGCAGGTACTTATAACCCATCGTTTGCCTTCTATAATGTACTAATGAAACAATTATTGGAAGTCATTCAACTTATAGCTAAATAAACTTTAATATCCTTTTGGAAAACTCTTATGATTTAATTCACGCACATACGATAAGTGTATATGATGTCTAATACAGTGGTGCAAACATTATGGTGTCTGAACCAACTTGCACGCACTTCAATTATTTCATCGGGTGTCTATTATCTCTAACGCCTTAGCCATACAAGAACTACTAGAATTTAAACCgtaatttcaagattttcattcAAAGTCATTGGCCGAAAGATCACGTCCTTAGGTGCAAATCTCATATGGCTTCTTATGGTAGAAAACTACGTGaaggatttaaattttttagggtGGAATTGTCGCTACATGGGCATTTTTATAGCAAGAATTATTGCAGTAGGAATAATGGCTAAGAGGATTTGAAAAGCATTATGAAATTGTGATTTCTAAGGTTTAGCCAAGGATTAGCTCAGGACCCCACTACTTTAAAGGtaaataatcatattttcttTGGAACAACTCAAAGAAACGGTGATTCAATTTGAGATGGAAATGGTAATCACCAATACCACATATCAATCTCAAAAGACTTAAGTCATCGACAGCCTCTcaaatttgtttaaaaaatttaCTTAGACCCCGCAACCTCTcaaatttgtttaaaaaatttacttagacccctcaactaagaccTGTACCTATTAGACACCTCAATTGCTTAAATTGATACCTATCAGACACAAATTGTTGATTTTGCAAGGAAAATGTAACACACTTTCCTTTGGGCGCGTGAATATTAgagcaaaaattattttaattttttttaattacaaaatctacactttatttattttattaatataattatataacaataacaagtttttattttaaaaaaaaaaaaaaagaaaagcaccCCACCATCCCCACTCCCAAATCGTTGTCTTCCCCAAGCACCCCCACCCACAAGCcgagaaaataaaaatggtcgCGGAAATTACCTCCAAAGCTACGACAAAGTCATTGAAGCTACCAAACAAAGCAACTGCAAGAAttattttaacaataaaatcTTGGAAGTTATTCATTTGCTATCAACAATTAATTTTGATACTGAGCATATATACTTCTATATTATAATATAGTAAAGGCTATCAGGCACAAATTCACAGAATGTTTGTGGTATTGCTGAAAGAAAATTGCTTCTTGTAACAcatattttgtttaaaaattttgaaaataaaatgaaaaatgaatctgaaatgaaagtgaaggagaaatgGGGAGCTCATAGCAGCCAAGGGAGTGAGGGGGGAATGGAAAATGCTGCAAAACAAAAAAACTgggtaaaaataattttctaacgAAACTCCATGTTTTCCGATAAGTTTAGTATGAATTTGAAATTACTTTCTTTGAAAGAAAGTGTGTCATAAAAgattatatttgaaattaatttttaaaaaattgagttttgtggttagaaaaaaaaaattaaaaaaggcaaaaaaatgaagaagaaaatgggaAAGATGATGAAGAGGGAGGGGAGGGCGAGGGGGGGTATgacagtttttttattttattttgtaaaaaaattataattattttttaataattatttgggCCCCCCAATGCCACATGTCATCATTTAATTAACCGTTTTTGCCATGTCATGGCAAGTGTAATACACGCACTTCCCATTTGTTGCTAATTAACAAAATGTGCCTAATAAGAACAATTTTCTATACATTATAAGTGTTCAATAGGTACAGGCCTTACTTAGgagtctaagtgaattttcgaaacaagtttgagggcctatcgatgacttaagccaTCTCAAAATGAATATTGCAATTGGATGTAAGTAAACCAACAGAGAAATATGCATCTTGGGATTCCACAATTACAAGGTGCCATTCCATAATCATCTCTTtcaaataaaaagttcaaaaacaagaagaaaagagtAATAACATAGTTCAGCAATGGAAACCGTAACACATCTAAATGGACAAACAAGCTTTGACAAATGGACGATAAGTAGCAGCCATGGAAGAGAGGGAAGAAACCCAAACAATATAATCGCTTATAGTCTGGTAgacttatttttatttagaaGCAGCTAATATACCGGTTTGTTTCTCGCATACAAACTCTCCAGCAGTAAATGATTGGTTCTGTCCGAATTGGATACTTCTCTTCGCGTACAAATGTCCACAATATTCCACCTCTAATACAGCTGCATCCTTGTTAAGCTCAGTAAAGATGGAGCCTACTCCTTCACCTGGATTAATGAAAAAGGGGTTAAAATAAGAGATCAGGAATACTATATATGCATATCATCTATGTATGCTGATTTTGTGCATTTATTATGACGTTTAGGAATTTAAGCCTTGTAAGATAATAGCATGATACACATTTTATCTACAGCCGATAAACAAATTATACAGTAGGATTTTGCCACATATCTAGCAACAAAAGATGTCGGTTGGACACTTCAAAAATTTCACCGGCAGACACCAGGTGCATGTCGGATCCTTCATAAGCTGtatatttttggaggatccgacacaggTGGGACAACAAtattggagagtccgagcaacatagataaCAAAAAGAAGGAAGACTTTCATTTAGGTTCGAACCAGTTTTCGACGGTCATTGATGCCCCAAATAAAAGTCATAATTATTACAAAAGCCACTCATTTGagattttcaaatcatgataagGAAAACAGTTCTAGATCTGCCAATTTAAAGTTTAGCAGCTGGTTTATGATAAATAAAACTTAGGCAAGAGTACTGATGCTACCTATCAGGTGTAGCAGATTGCTTTCAAGAGGAAGGTTGTTTCCAACTTTATATAATTGCTAAAACTCAAGAGTGTGCAGTTATGGAAAGTTCATGGCATGCAACTTAAATTGTTCTTAGAAGTATTCTCTTCAGTGAAACTACAAAGATACATATCGTTCTTATAAAATGACAAAGggaaaatgcacagccacaagaATTCTAGGCATGAGAACACGCAAGAAAGAAACTACTGCAGATAGGGAACAATCTGAAACTAGATTTGCCGCCGTTGAAACACATCTAACTGATTTTGCCACTGCAAAAACAGTGTTTACAAGTGTCCCTTAAGCTCTTTGGAGACTAGAAAGCCTTTATTCACCACATCACAACCTACATTGGACCTAGAGAATGCATAACCGTGCAAGAACACTTACCATGTGTGACTAACAACAGGTTCTCAGAAGGATACTTATCAGCAAGGGCCTTAACTACCTCCTTATATCTAGACCTTGCACTTTCCAACGTTTCTTCCCACTCTGGCAGCTGCAATTTCAGAAGCATAagatatcataagtaggggaacAGTGGATCATGCATATGCTAAACTACGCCAGCCAATAAATAAATTGAAGCAAGAACTCAGATCCTACAAAATACCTTCCTATACACAGGTTCAACAGTGTTATCTACAGTGCCAGCAGGCAACTCAGATTCATATTGTGAGATACTGAATTTGAAATCCCCATCCTTGGGAGCTGCAGCAGGTCTTATGGCTACTAAATTCAGCATTTCACACAAACCATATTCAATAGATACCTGAAATGTAAAGAAGAAATAGGTTAAAGGTTATCCAGAAACAAAGTGAAGAACCATTTCCCTAAAAAATGACAGTAAAATCCATTTGATTTGAATGCTGATGTTCAGTAAAAGTATGCGTGTATATTTCTGCATGTCTCTCATGCCCCTGCTTCAACAAAGATCAACTGAGTCACATCAATTTTGCAACAAGTTTCATGGCACAGAAGAAGCATATTCAAATCTAATAGCTTAAGTGACCGACCATATTAAATATGCCAACATATGGCCCTAAACTACCACAACATTTTTTTTCCTCTGTTCTCCCTTTGAGGTTATGCTCTCTCTCTTTCTCATGCCAACTAGAATTCCGAGTTGTGTGATGTGAACATAGAACAACATTTTTTGACAAAACCAAGGATCAATATTTTTATCCAAATATGATAAGTTGACGACTCC is from Capsicum annuum cultivar UCD-10X-F1 chromosome 5, UCD10Xv1.1, whole genome shotgun sequence and encodes:
- the LOC107870907 gene encoding uncharacterized protein LOC107870907 gives rise to the protein MATQKYQNVVVMRHGDRLDNFEELWVMKAERPWDPPLHQDGKIRAFCTGQKIRSNMDLKIHRVFVSPFLRCVQTAAEVVRALCDVAERNGESNLLSSNSDSVIIDPSKVKVSIEYGLCEMLNLVAIRPAAAPKDGDFKFSISQYESELPAGTVDNTVEPVYRKLPEWEETLESARSRYKEVVKALADKYPSENLLLVTHGEGVGSIFTELNKDAAVLEVEYCGHLYAKRSIQFGQNQSFTAGEFVCEKQTGILAASK